The following are encoded together in the Mammaliicoccus vitulinus genome:
- a CDS encoding CynX/NimT family MFS transporter: MEHNIKKYKFKEIWLILFGMIFVAATLRAPLTSVGPVIELIKSDLEISNTLAGLLTTIPLIIFGFVSPIVSKIVTKLTMSSTILYALLILLVGLLLRVSGDIGLFIVGTILLGIAIAFGNVCLPSYVKWRFPLQIGLFTGVYSATMNFTAGLGGGLSYPLSEITPLGFRLSLSFWVVLTILAIVFWWPQVKSGKQEELQATKAMQAKVQGPKVRMVTSKLAWVVALTMAMQSMVFYTVIAWMPTILVDKGMSPTAAGFLLMLNQFSQVPMTFIFPIIASKMQNQKLLVTIVSMLFVLGFSLLFSQSYIVLVIGIIIAGFGMGAGFSLCMTFFSIRARTNAGSMSLSGFGQSIGYFIAAIGPFLIGFLHDLLGGWDVGIISLIVISVLFYIFALQAASDKYVED, from the coding sequence TTGGAGCATAATATTAAGAAATATAAATTTAAAGAAATATGGCTAATTCTTTTTGGCATGATATTCGTAGCAGCTACATTAAGAGCGCCTTTAACATCGGTAGGACCTGTAATAGAATTAATTAAATCAGACTTAGAAATCAGTAACACCCTTGCAGGACTGTTAACAACGATTCCGTTGATTATTTTTGGCTTTGTCTCACCGATCGTATCTAAAATCGTGACTAAGCTTACGATGTCGAGCACCATTCTATATGCTTTATTAATATTATTAGTAGGGTTGTTATTACGCGTATCAGGAGATATAGGGTTATTTATAGTCGGAACAATTCTATTAGGTATCGCTATCGCTTTTGGAAACGTATGTTTACCTAGCTATGTAAAATGGAGATTCCCATTACAAATAGGATTATTTACTGGTGTATATAGTGCCACAATGAATTTCACTGCAGGATTAGGTGGCGGATTAAGTTATCCATTGTCTGAAATAACACCACTAGGATTTCGTTTATCACTATCATTTTGGGTTGTATTAACGATATTAGCTATCGTATTTTGGTGGCCACAAGTTAAAAGTGGCAAACAAGAAGAATTACAAGCGACAAAAGCAATGCAAGCTAAAGTACAAGGACCAAAGGTTAGAATGGTCACATCCAAATTAGCTTGGGTAGTGGCATTAACAATGGCGATGCAATCAATGGTATTTTATACGGTTATAGCTTGGATGCCGACCATTTTAGTAGATAAAGGTATGTCACCAACAGCAGCAGGCTTTTTATTAATGCTAAACCAATTTTCACAAGTACCAATGACATTTATATTTCCAATAATCGCATCTAAAATGCAAAATCAAAAATTACTCGTAACAATTGTAAGTATGCTGTTTGTATTAGGATTTAGTTTGTTATTCAGTCAATCATACATAGTATTAGTTATTGGCATTATAATAGCAGGGTTTGGAATGGGAGCAGGATTCAGTTTATGTATGACATTCTTTTCAATACGTGCAAGAACAAACGCAGGAAGCATGTCATTATCAGGATTCGGACAATCGATTGGTTATTTTATAGCTGCCATAGGACCATTCTTAATCGGATTTTTACATGATTTATTAGGAGGATGGGATGTCGGAATCATCTCATTAATTGTCATATCAGTGTTATTTTATATCTTCGCACTACAAGCAGCTAGCGATAAATATGTAGAAGATTAG
- a CDS encoding DUF4256 domain-containing protein gives MTSQQLTQEEQTELITTLKKRFEKFPERHEHIEWSDVESHLQSNQEKLWSLHEMERTEGEPDVIGYEDDQYIFVDCSKESPKGRRSVCYDREALESRKKYKPEKSAIDMVNEMKVTLLTEEQYRHLQTLGEFDKKSSSWVETPEKIRNLGGALFCDLRYDTVFTYHNGADSYYGARGFRSMLKI, from the coding sequence ATGACATCACAACAGCTTACTCAAGAAGAACAAACAGAACTTATCACTACCTTAAAAAAACGTTTTGAAAAATTTCCAGAACGACACGAACATATCGAATGGTCGGATGTAGAAAGCCACTTACAATCTAATCAAGAAAAATTATGGTCACTTCATGAAATGGAACGTACAGAAGGAGAACCTGACGTTATAGGATATGAAGATGATCAATATATTTTTGTAGACTGCTCAAAAGAAAGTCCAAAAGGCCGCAGAAGTGTATGTTACGACAGAGAAGCACTAGAATCTAGAAAAAAATATAAACCAGAAAAAAGCGCGATAGATATGGTAAATGAAATGAAAGTCACATTACTTACAGAAGAACAATATAGACACCTACAAACACTTGGAGAATTTGATAAAAAATCATCAAGCTGGGTAGAAACACCAGAGAAAATTAGAAACCTTGGTGGTGCATTATTCTGTGATTTACGCTACGACACAGTCTTTACCTATCACAACGGAGCCGATTCATATTATGGCGCAAGAGGTTTCCGTAGCATGTTAAAAATATAA
- the hxlB gene encoding 6-phospho-3-hexuloisomerase — protein MNNYKVILNEIEDTLNQVSKQVTEQVLERFLSKDAVFVAAKGRSAFVANGFAMRLNQLGKKSHVVGESTTPSIKQDDILLIVSGSGKTEHLKLLAQKAKDIGAEVILLSTQDSSPIADIANQVIKLPAGTKYDEQGSEQPLGSLFEQSAQIYLDSIVIDLMRELKVSETTMQNNHANLE, from the coding sequence ATGAATAACTATAAAGTAATTCTTAATGAAATAGAAGATACTTTAAATCAAGTGAGTAAGCAAGTTACAGAGCAAGTCTTAGAGAGATTTTTATCTAAAGATGCTGTATTTGTAGCTGCAAAAGGACGCTCAGCATTTGTCGCAAATGGTTTTGCAATGAGATTGAATCAATTAGGTAAGAAAAGTCATGTCGTTGGTGAATCAACAACACCATCGATTAAACAAGATGACATATTACTTATCGTTTCAGGATCAGGTAAAACAGAACACTTAAAATTACTCGCACAAAAAGCAAAAGACATTGGTGCAGAAGTTATATTGCTATCAACGCAAGATAGCTCACCGATAGCAGATATTGCAAATCAAGTGATTAAATTGCCAGCAGGTACAAAATATGATGAGCAAGGATCAGAGCAACCGCTAGGAAGCCTATTCGAACAAAGTGCTCAAATATATTTAGATAGTATCGTAATAGATTTAATGCGAGAATTAAAAGTTAGTGAAACGACAATGCAAAATAATCATGCAAATTTAGAATAA
- the pruA gene encoding L-glutamate gamma-semialdehyde dehydrogenase, whose translation MVVEFHNEPATDFTNEENQQAFKEALKQVKAEFGKEIPLVINGEKIFTDDKYESVDPANHQQVLGTVSKATKEQVDQAMEAAKEAYKTWRKWTPEERAELLIRVSAIIRRRKHEFSALMVYEAGKPWNEADGDTNEGIDFIEYYARSMMELAHGKPVFDREGEHNQYIYKPMGPGVTIPPWNFPFAIMTGTTVAPIIAGNTVLLKPAEDTPLIAYKLIEVLEEAGLPKGVVNFVPGEPKEIGDHLVDHKDTHFVTFTGSRATGTRIFERAAKVQEGQNFLKRVIAEMGGKDAIVVDENVDTDLAAQAIVDSAFGFSGQKCSACSRAIVHKDVYDEVLEKSIKLTKELTVDHTEGGSDVYMGPVINQKQFDKIKNYIEIGSKEGKLEVGGKTDDSKGYFVHPTIISDLKSSDQIMQEEIFGPVVGFTKGENFEELLEVANDTDYGLTGAVFTNNREHWRQACEDYDVGNLYLNRGCTAAVVGYHPFGGFKMSGTDAKTGSPDYMLNFLEQKILSEQF comes from the coding sequence ATGGTAGTAGAATTTCACAATGAACCTGCAACAGATTTTACAAATGAAGAGAATCAACAGGCTTTTAAAGAGGCTTTAAAACAAGTTAAAGCTGAATTTGGTAAAGAAATTCCTCTCGTGATTAATGGAGAGAAAATTTTTACAGATGATAAATATGAATCTGTAGATCCCGCTAATCATCAACAAGTCCTAGGAACAGTTTCTAAAGCTACTAAAGAACAAGTCGATCAAGCTATGGAAGCGGCGAAAGAAGCTTATAAGACTTGGAGAAAATGGACTCCTGAAGAAAGAGCTGAATTATTAATAAGAGTATCTGCTATTATTCGTAGAAGAAAACACGAATTTTCTGCTTTAATGGTTTATGAAGCTGGTAAACCATGGAATGAAGCGGATGGAGATACAAATGAAGGAATAGACTTTATAGAATACTATGCACGCTCTATGATGGAATTGGCACATGGTAAGCCAGTCTTTGATAGAGAAGGCGAGCATAATCAATATATTTATAAACCTATGGGCCCTGGTGTTACGATACCACCATGGAACTTCCCATTTGCAATTATGACTGGTACGACAGTAGCACCCATTATCGCGGGTAATACAGTATTATTAAAACCAGCAGAAGATACACCTTTAATCGCATATAAGCTTATTGAAGTCTTAGAAGAAGCTGGTCTTCCTAAAGGTGTTGTTAACTTTGTACCAGGTGAACCTAAAGAAATAGGTGATCATTTAGTAGATCATAAAGATACACACTTTGTCACATTTACTGGTTCAAGAGCAACTGGAACACGTATTTTTGAAAGAGCTGCTAAAGTTCAAGAAGGACAAAACTTCTTAAAACGCGTTATAGCTGAAATGGGCGGTAAAGATGCAATTGTTGTAGATGAAAATGTCGACACAGATTTAGCTGCGCAAGCAATTGTAGATTCAGCATTTGGCTTCTCTGGTCAAAAATGTTCAGCTTGTTCAAGAGCGATCGTGCACAAAGATGTCTATGATGAAGTTCTAGAGAAATCAATCAAGTTAACAAAAGAACTGACAGTTGATCATACAGAAGGCGGTTCTGATGTGTATATGGGACCAGTTATCAATCAAAAACAATTCGATAAAATTAAAAATTATATCGAAATTGGCAGTAAAGAAGGTAAACTTGAAGTTGGTGGTAAAACGGATGACAGCAAAGGTTACTTTGTTCATCCAACAATTATCTCTGATTTAAAATCTAGCGATCAAATTATGCAAGAAGAAATTTTCGGTCCAGTCGTTGGGTTTACAAAAGGAGAAAACTTTGAAGAACTATTAGAAGTAGCGAATGATACGGACTACGGTTTAACAGGTGCAGTGTTTACAAATAATCGTGAGCATTGGAGACAAGCTTGTGAAGATTATGATGTAGGTAACTTGTATTTGAACAGAGGTTGTACAGCAGCAGTTGTAGGCTATCACCCATTCGGTGGTTTCAAAATGTCTGGTACAGATGCTAAGACTGGTAGCCCTGATTATATGCTTAACTTCTTAGAACAAAAAATTCTATCAGAACAATTTTAA
- a CDS encoding CidA/LrgA family protein yields MISKMIKIVLQICVLYLITLLGSWIQETLNIPIAGSIIGLVILFLLLQFKIIKEDWIKDGANLLLGTMIFFFIPSIVGAMDLMEQMNSQFIFLIVLVVASTCNVALCSGYVAEKMIKHSYIEESSDNS; encoded by the coding sequence ATGATTTCAAAAATGATTAAAATCGTACTTCAAATCTGTGTTCTTTATTTAATTACCTTATTAGGTAGTTGGATTCAGGAAACGTTAAACATTCCAATTGCTGGCAGTATTATAGGACTCGTAATATTATTCTTACTATTGCAGTTCAAAATTATAAAAGAAGACTGGATAAAAGATGGTGCGAACTTATTATTAGGGACAATGATATTTTTCTTTATCCCTTCTATTGTAGGTGCAATGGATTTAATGGAACAAATGAATTCACAATTTATCTTCTTAATCGTTTTAGTCGTTGCAAGCACATGTAACGTTGCTTTATGTTCTGGATACGTTGCTGAAAAAATGATAAAACACAGTTATATAGAAGAAAGTAGTGATAACTCATGA
- a CDS encoding amino acid permease: protein MKQRHIMLLSFGGVIGTGLFLSSGYTLQQAGPLGTMLSYIVGAVLVYLVMLCLGQLAIEHPVTGGFHVYASKYIHPSIGYIVAWFYWLTWTVALGSEFTAVGILMQKWLPDAPVYIFSSIAIILVLVFNIISTKFYAEVEFYFSLVKVLAIIVFIVLGALTLFGLIHYSGYNGLETIKSRYTNPSFPNGLGAVFLTMLAVNYAFSGTELIGIAAGETKNPKEVIPKAINATLWRLIIFFIGTMVVISILIPSYQGKSLESPFVVIFQNMGIPYAGDIMNLVIITALLSAANSGLYAASRMVWSLSNEGMFPNYFKKLNKHHMPIRATIFSMCGGLLALFSSVYAADSLYIVLVSIAGLAVVIVWMSICLSYFNAKRLNKHMKIHQSVPIIGFILCLISCVGMVFDSNQFPALYFGIPFAIIAIIFYFVKYHKKDGQTIETSK, encoded by the coding sequence ATGAAACAACGTCATATTATGTTATTAAGTTTTGGTGGTGTAATCGGTACTGGTCTCTTTTTAAGTTCTGGTTATACTTTGCAACAAGCTGGTCCTTTAGGTACGATGTTATCTTATATAGTAGGTGCAGTGTTAGTTTATCTCGTGATGTTATGTTTAGGTCAATTGGCCATTGAACATCCTGTTACGGGAGGGTTTCATGTATATGCTTCTAAATATATTCATCCTTCTATAGGATATATCGTCGCTTGGTTTTATTGGTTAACGTGGACTGTTGCACTTGGTTCGGAGTTTACTGCAGTAGGTATTTTAATGCAGAAATGGTTGCCAGACGCACCTGTATACATATTTTCAAGTATTGCGATAATACTTGTACTCGTTTTTAATATTATATCGACTAAGTTTTATGCTGAAGTTGAATTTTATTTTTCTTTAGTGAAAGTCTTAGCTATTATTGTTTTTATTGTTTTAGGTGCATTAACTTTATTCGGCCTTATTCATTACAGTGGATATAATGGGTTAGAAACAATTAAGTCTAGGTATACTAATCCTTCATTTCCTAACGGTTTAGGCGCTGTATTTTTAACGATGTTAGCAGTCAATTATGCATTTAGTGGTACTGAACTAATTGGTATTGCAGCTGGTGAGACTAAAAATCCTAAAGAAGTGATTCCTAAAGCGATTAATGCAACTTTATGGAGGTTAATTATTTTCTTTATCGGAACAATGGTTGTTATTTCTATTTTAATTCCGAGTTATCAAGGCAAATCTTTAGAAAGTCCTTTTGTTGTTATTTTTCAAAATATGGGTATTCCATATGCTGGAGATATCATGAATTTAGTGATCATTACGGCACTGTTATCTGCAGCAAATTCAGGACTGTATGCTGCGAGTAGAATGGTGTGGAGTTTATCTAATGAAGGCATGTTTCCAAACTATTTTAAAAAATTAAATAAACATCACATGCCGATACGCGCTACAATATTCAGTATGTGTGGAGGGTTATTAGCATTATTTTCAAGTGTTTATGCAGCAGACTCATTATATATTGTGCTCGTATCAATTGCAGGTTTAGCTGTTGTCATTGTTTGGATGAGCATTTGTTTATCTTATTTTAATGCTAAACGTTTAAACAAGCACATGAAAATACATCAAAGTGTGCCCATTATTGGCTTTATCTTATGTTTAATTTCATGTGTAGGTATGGTGTTTGATTCTAATCAATTTCCGGCCTTATACTTTGGAATACCATTTGCTATAATTGCGATTATTTTTTACTTTGTAAAATATCATAAAAAGGACGGTCAAACTATTGAGACTTCTAAATAA
- a CDS encoding 2,3-diphosphoglycerate-dependent phosphoglycerate mutase, with amino-acid sequence MPKLILCRHGQSEWNAQNLFTGWADVALSEQGYNEARISGEKLLKQQIEIDVVYTSLLTRAIETTYLLLKHSHQLWIPVYKSWRLNERHYGGLQGKNKDEAREEFGEEQVHIWRRSYDTRPPEADEKLRETYLNDRRYAMLDRRIMPVSESLKDTLDRVIPFWIDHISTSLLNHQTTLVSAHGNSLRALIKYLEDIPDDEISELEIKTGAPLIYELDESLKVIEKYYL; translated from the coding sequence ATGCCAAAATTAATTTTATGCCGACATGGTCAAAGTGAATGGAATGCTCAAAATTTATTTACAGGTTGGGCGGATGTGGCATTATCAGAACAAGGCTATAATGAAGCGAGAATCTCAGGTGAAAAATTATTAAAACAACAAATAGAAATAGACGTTGTGTATACTTCTCTATTAACTAGGGCCATTGAAACAACTTATTTATTATTAAAACATTCTCATCAATTATGGATACCTGTTTATAAAAGTTGGCGTTTAAATGAACGACATTATGGAGGACTACAAGGTAAGAATAAAGATGAAGCAAGAGAAGAGTTTGGTGAAGAACAAGTGCATATTTGGAGAAGATCATATGATACTAGACCACCAGAAGCGGATGAAAAGTTAAGAGAAACATATTTAAATGATAGAAGATACGCAATGTTAGATAGAAGAATTATGCCGGTATCAGAAAGTTTGAAAGATACATTAGACAGAGTGATACCATTTTGGATAGATCATATTTCTACAAGTTTGTTAAATCATCAAACAACACTTGTGTCTGCCCATGGAAATTCTTTAAGAGCACTCATTAAATATTTAGAAGATATACCCGATGATGAAATATCGGAATTAGAAATCAAAACAGGTGCACCGCTTATATATGAATTAGACGAATCATTAAAGGTAATTGAAAAATATTATTTGTAG
- the mmuM gene encoding homocysteine S-methyltransferase — protein sequence MRLLNKINHEQTLVLDGGLATTLEGYGCDLNSSLWSSEVLIHQPDKVREAHQAFTDAGADIVLTSTYQASFATFKSIGMSTTEIEQLFDVAVNNINAAVTDKQVVVGSLGPYGAYLSDGSEYTGEYDISVEDYVQFHEERINALINRGIYDFVFETVPNINEIKAIVEYIIPNYSDQMTFWISCTVNDEGNLSDGTDFEKVVHYISQHVDRVPVFGINCSSINSVDKAIHKGLLELPQVIALYPNGGKTFDPIEKVWIGEGDNALLIQKSIEWIEQGVQIVGGCCETTPQDIKQIYDRTKKEFGI from the coding sequence TTGAGACTTCTAAATAAAATCAATCATGAACAAACATTAGTGTTAGATGGCGGTTTAGCGACAACTTTAGAAGGTTATGGATGTGATTTGAATTCTTCTTTATGGTCTAGTGAAGTGTTGATCCATCAACCTGATAAAGTAAGAGAAGCACATCAAGCATTTACGGATGCTGGCGCGGATATCGTGTTGACGAGTACATATCAAGCGAGCTTTGCTACGTTTAAATCTATTGGTATGTCGACTACAGAGATAGAACAATTATTTGATGTTGCGGTTAATAACATAAATGCAGCTGTAACAGATAAGCAAGTCGTAGTTGGAAGCTTGGGCCCATATGGCGCATATTTGAGTGATGGTTCAGAATATACTGGAGAATATGACATCTCAGTTGAAGACTATGTTCAATTTCATGAAGAACGTATAAATGCTTTGATTAATAGAGGTATTTACGATTTCGTATTTGAAACGGTACCTAATATTAATGAGATTAAAGCGATTGTCGAATATATCATTCCGAACTATAGTGATCAAATGACTTTTTGGATATCATGTACGGTTAATGATGAAGGTAATTTATCAGATGGTACTGATTTTGAAAAGGTAGTTCATTATATTAGTCAGCATGTCGATCGCGTGCCTGTATTTGGTATTAACTGTTCAAGTATTAATAGTGTAGACAAAGCTATTCATAAAGGATTGCTTGAATTACCACAAGTCATCGCATTGTATCCTAATGGCGGTAAAACGTTCGACCCTATTGAGAAAGTTTGGATAGGTGAAGGAGATAATGCATTACTTATTCAAAAATCAATAGAATGGATTGAACAAGGCGTTCAAATAGTAGGCGGTTGTTGCGAAACGACACCTCAAGATATAAAACAAATATATGATAGAACAAAGAAAGAATTTGGGATATAA
- a CDS encoding thioredoxin domain-containing protein, translated as MTEIQHLTLGNKDANITVEAFINFACPYCAHYFAAADEVLEPYINDGSVQYVIKHFDKTKQRLLKGTVANIHLDYNDPEETLKIIRHLYDTQEEWTLNFETIERKMEYDLSLSPQKNADDRSLAIHQETFERGIKGIPTVFINNEKFEFSPTEDDVATIQEKLKKALES; from the coding sequence ATGACAGAAATACAACATTTAACTTTAGGCAATAAAGATGCAAATATAACAGTAGAAGCATTTATAAATTTCGCATGTCCATATTGTGCGCATTATTTTGCAGCAGCTGATGAAGTTTTAGAACCTTATATCAATGATGGCAGTGTTCAATATGTGATTAAGCATTTTGATAAGACGAAACAAAGGCTATTAAAAGGTACTGTTGCAAATATTCATCTAGATTATAATGATCCTGAAGAAACATTGAAGATTATACGTCACCTATATGATACACAAGAAGAATGGACATTGAATTTTGAAACGATAGAAAGAAAAATGGAGTATGATCTTAGTTTATCTCCACAAAAAAATGCAGACGATCGATCATTAGCGATACATCAAGAAACATTTGAAAGAGGTATTAAAGGTATACCTACAGTTTTTATAAATAATGAAAAGTTTGAATTTAGCCCAACAGAAGATGATGTAGCTACAATTCAAGAAAAATTAAAAAAAGCACTCGAAAGTTAA
- the hxlA gene encoding 3-hexulose-6-phosphate synthase, whose protein sequence is MKLQLAIDLLNKEEAAKLAQQVEEYVDIVEIGTPIVINEGLGAVELLSQSVKDVQVLADLKIMDAAGYEVSQAIKFGADIVTILGVAEDASIKGAVEEAHKNGKELLVDMIAVQDLEKRAKELDALGADYIAVHTGYDLQAEGESPLESLRKVKSVIKQSKVAVAGGITPETIKSVADENPDLIIVGGGIANAEDPKAAAKLCRDIIEGK, encoded by the coding sequence ATGAAATTACAATTAGCAATAGATTTATTAAATAAAGAAGAAGCTGCCAAATTAGCTCAACAAGTTGAAGAATATGTAGATATAGTAGAAATCGGTACACCAATCGTAATTAACGAAGGTTTAGGTGCTGTTGAATTATTAAGTCAATCTGTTAAAGATGTTCAAGTTCTTGCTGACTTAAAAATTATGGATGCAGCTGGTTATGAAGTGAGCCAAGCTATTAAATTTGGTGCTGATATCGTCACAATTTTAGGCGTTGCAGAAGATGCATCTATTAAAGGTGCTGTTGAAGAAGCACATAAAAATGGCAAAGAATTATTAGTAGATATGATTGCCGTTCAAGACTTAGAAAAACGCGCTAAAGAATTAGATGCATTAGGTGCAGATTATATAGCTGTTCATACTGGATATGATTTACAAGCTGAAGGTGAATCTCCATTAGAAAGTTTACGCAAAGTAAAATCTGTTATTAAGCAATCTAAAGTAGCTGTAGCAGGCGGTATTACACCTGAAACAATTAAATCAGTTGCAGACGAAAATCCAGATCTAATTATCGTTGGTGGAGGAATAGCGAACGCTGAAGATCCAAAAGCAGCTGCTAAATTATGCCGAGATATTATTGAAGGTAAATAA
- a CDS encoding LrgB family protein — translation MIIKALFMIVLTIIMYIFSLFIQKKFKIALLHPALVSSIAIIFVLIILGYDYQDYMTGGKWIYNFLNCTVVCLAYPLYLYRTMIVKHFKVIITSVLVGISVNLILMFTVLNVLGYSKEMIASLLPRSITAAVGVQVSQQIGGTDSLAVLFIIGTGLIGSILGSYLIKIANFKSCIAKGLTYGNASHAIGTAKILETDIESAAFSSIGMILTALISSIILPVFVLLIY, via the coding sequence ATGATTATTAAAGCATTATTTATGATTGTTTTAACAATTATCATGTACATATTCTCACTATTTATTCAAAAAAAATTTAAAATAGCGCTACTCCATCCTGCCCTAGTATCCTCGATTGCAATTATATTTGTGCTCATTATCTTAGGATATGATTATCAAGATTATATGACAGGTGGTAAGTGGATTTATAACTTTTTAAATTGCACAGTTGTATGTTTAGCCTATCCTTTATATTTGTATAGAACGATGATCGTCAAACATTTCAAAGTTATTATAACAAGCGTACTTGTCGGAATATCCGTCAATCTCATATTAATGTTCACCGTGTTAAACGTCTTAGGTTACTCAAAAGAAATGATCGCTTCACTATTGCCTAGATCCATTACAGCAGCAGTTGGTGTTCAAGTATCACAGCAAATAGGAGGGACAGACAGTTTAGCCGTACTGTTTATTATCGGGACAGGGCTGATAGGAAGTATACTAGGCTCATATTTAATAAAAATAGCTAACTTTAAATCTTGCATTGCAAAAGGACTCACGTACGGAAATGCTTCACATGCTATAGGTACCGCTAAAATATTAGAAACTGATATCGAATCGGCTGCTTTTAGTTCAATAGGTATGATTTTAACTGCGCTGATCAGTTCTATAATCTTACCGGTGTTTGTTTTATTGATATATTAG
- a CDS encoding winged helix-turn-helix transcriptional regulator, with the protein MLLINYKETEYYNSKDLALSVIGGRWKIPIIWHLLQETPLRLNQLEKKLPDINQRMLIRQLRELEEDHIVSRTVYPVVPPKVEYSLTEIGKDLEPVVNGICNWGDEYLSFLQSIPKEQ; encoded by the coding sequence ATGTTACTCATCAATTATAAAGAAACGGAATATTATAATTCTAAAGACTTAGCATTATCGGTTATCGGTGGCCGATGGAAGATACCAATCATCTGGCATTTACTTCAAGAAACACCATTAAGACTCAATCAGTTAGAAAAAAAATTACCAGATATTAACCAACGAATGCTGATTAGACAATTAAGAGAACTTGAAGAGGACCATATTGTTAGTCGAACTGTTTATCCAGTCGTTCCGCCTAAAGTAGAATACAGTTTAACTGAAATCGGCAAAGATTTAGAACCTGTCGTAAATGGGATATGTAACTGGGGAGACGAATATTTATCATTTTTACAATCCATTCCTAAAGAGCAATAA
- a CDS encoding cold-shock protein gives MNKGTVKWFNAEKGYGFIEGENGNDVFVHFSSIQTEGYKSLDEGASVTFDIEEGQRGPQAVNVNKN, from the coding sequence ATGAATAAAGGTACAGTAAAATGGTTTAACGCAGAAAAAGGTTATGGTTTCATCGAAGGAGAAAATGGTAACGACGTATTCGTACATTTCTCTTCAATTCAAACTGAAGGTTACAAATCATTAGACGAAGGCGCTTCAGTTACATTTGATATCGAAGAAGGCCAACGTGGACCTCAAGCGGTTAACGTTAACAAAAACTAA